One genomic window of Micromonospora sp. WMMD1128 includes the following:
- a CDS encoding TetR/AcrR family transcriptional regulator — translation MPRRRPGRPRRDDQRPTRDLVLDAATALFAQRGFDAVSVRDVAAAAGVDVATVAHHTGAKAQLYDACFARVFTAERAALEAAGERARAALTAGPTDALRALHDLVDVFVDFLEDRPETTALWLRRWLEPQRHAELDRRYAAPLYAQVEQLLAAASAAGALVEPAPHVTVRSLVWAVHGHVVALAAGTGSGARERREFRAFVHRFLDGLYPPATA, via the coding sequence ATGCCCCGCCGCCGGCCGGGCCGGCCCCGCCGCGACGACCAGCGACCCACCCGCGACCTCGTGCTCGACGCCGCCACCGCGCTGTTCGCGCAGCGCGGCTTCGACGCGGTCAGCGTCCGGGACGTCGCCGCCGCGGCCGGCGTCGACGTGGCGACCGTCGCCCACCACACCGGCGCCAAGGCGCAGCTCTACGACGCCTGTTTCGCCCGGGTGTTCACCGCCGAGCGGGCGGCGCTGGAGGCGGCCGGGGAACGCGCGCGCGCCGCCCTGACGGCCGGGCCGACCGATGCGCTGCGCGCCCTGCACGACCTGGTCGACGTGTTCGTCGACTTCCTGGAGGACCGGCCCGAGACGACCGCGCTGTGGCTGCGTCGTTGGCTGGAGCCGCAGCGGCACGCCGAGCTGGACCGGCGCTACGCCGCGCCGCTGTACGCGCAGGTCGAGCAGTTGCTGGCCGCCGCGTCCGCCGCCGGGGCGCTGGTCGAGCCGGCCCCGCACGTGACCGTACGCAGCCTGGTCTGGGCGGTGCACGGGCACGTGGTGGCGCTGGCCGCGGGCACCGGTTCCGGGGCGCGGGAGCGGCGGGAGTTCCGCGCGTTCGTGCACCGGTTCCTCGACGGGCTCTACCCGCCGGCCACGGCTTGA
- a CDS encoding MFS transporter encodes MTGTQQRHETVALPRGPLLGFAAGSLGMGVWVTVPGLLLLYFLTDVLAVTPWLAGLTLLLPKVADVLLHPWVGHRSDLEQARRGHRRRLLLTGCALPAAFAVLFAVPGGLTGAGAAAWVAVFFVAGNLLFAAYQVPYLATPADLRIGYHERTRLMAFRMVVLTLGILVSGLLAPLLAGGDAATRGGYLRMAVALAAGMLAAMAVGVAGIGRLRRTASAPTLGPGAGGWRTLAASLRDRQFRRLAGAYLAMSTTTHLVLAGVPYYAQYELGRARLATVLVAAFVAPALLVTPAWLGLARRVGKQRALLGAQVAFAAGSMVLAVGRPAGLPVLVAAVAVLGVAFAGMQLLPFSMLPDVIRAAGAERAGTYTGVWTATEATGAALGPYAYALCLAAGGFVASTVGQSVTQSAQALAALRYGFGLLPAAVMVVAVLVQRRYTLDGAARADGGH; translated from the coding sequence ATGACCGGGACGCAGCAGCGACACGAGACCGTCGCCCTGCCGCGTGGCCCGCTGCTCGGGTTCGCCGCCGGGTCGCTGGGCATGGGCGTGTGGGTCACCGTGCCCGGCCTGCTGCTGCTCTACTTCCTCACCGACGTCCTCGCGGTCACGCCGTGGCTGGCCGGGTTGACCCTGCTGCTGCCAAAGGTCGCCGACGTGCTGCTGCACCCGTGGGTCGGGCACCGCAGCGACCTCGAGCAGGCCCGCCGGGGCCACCGCCGGCGGCTGCTGCTGACCGGCTGCGCGTTGCCGGCGGCGTTCGCCGTGCTGTTCGCGGTGCCCGGCGGGCTGACCGGCGCGGGCGCGGCGGCCTGGGTGGCGGTGTTCTTCGTGGCCGGCAACCTGCTGTTCGCCGCCTACCAGGTGCCCTACCTGGCGACGCCGGCGGACCTGCGGATCGGCTATCACGAGCGGACCCGGCTGATGGCCTTCCGGATGGTGGTGCTCACGCTCGGCATCCTCGTCTCCGGGCTGCTGGCGCCGCTGCTGGCCGGCGGTGACGCCGCCACCCGCGGCGGCTACCTGCGGATGGCCGTGGCGCTGGCCGCCGGCATGCTCGCCGCGATGGCGGTCGGGGTGGCCGGGATCGGCCGGCTGCGCCGCACGGCGTCCGCCCCGACGCTCGGGCCCGGCGCCGGCGGCTGGCGGACGCTGGCGGCGAGCCTGCGGGACCGGCAGTTCCGCCGGCTGGCCGGCGCGTACCTGGCCATGTCCACCACCACCCACCTGGTCCTGGCCGGGGTGCCCTACTACGCGCAGTACGAGCTGGGCCGGGCCCGGCTGGCCACGGTGCTGGTCGCCGCATTCGTCGCGCCGGCACTGCTTGTCACACCGGCGTGGCTGGGGCTGGCCCGGCGGGTCGGCAAGCAACGCGCGCTGCTCGGCGCGCAGGTCGCGTTCGCCGCCGGGTCGATGGTGCTGGCGGTCGGCCGGCCGGCCGGGCTGCCGGTGCTGGTCGCCGCCGTGGCGGTGCTCGGGGTGGCGTTCGCCGGCATGCAGCTACTGCCGTTCTCGATGCTGCCCGACGTGATCCGCGCCGCCGGCGCCGAGCGGGCCGGCACCTACACCGGGGTGTGGACCGCCACCGAGGCCACCGGCGCGGCGCTCGGCCCCTACGCGTACGCATTGTGCCTGGCCGCGGGGGGCTTCGTCGCGTCGACCGTCGGGCAGTCCGTCACCCAGTCGGCGCAGGCCCTCGCGGCGCTGCGGTACGGCTTCGGTCTGCTGCCCGCCGCCGTGATGGTGGTCGCGGTCCTGGTGCAGCGCCGCTACACCCTCGACGGCGCGGCCCGCGCCGACGGCGGCCACTAG
- a CDS encoding pyridoxamine 5'-phosphate oxidase family protein has protein sequence MGKTYERIDGRLREFIEAQPVFFVATAPLAGDGTVNLSPKGLRGALAVLDERTVAYLDFAGSNAETIAHLRENGRVTLMWCAFAGPPTIVRVHGRGEPVFRDDPRWPDLLRHFPDIDPGPHGLRAVIVVRAELIRDTCGYAVPLMSYDTDRDLHGRRFAREDDASLSAYFAGKEHVATSIDGLPGLPLPLPPTPAR, from the coding sequence ATGGGAAAGACGTACGAGCGCATCGACGGCCGGCTGCGGGAGTTCATCGAGGCGCAGCCGGTGTTCTTCGTCGCCACCGCCCCACTGGCCGGCGACGGCACGGTCAACCTGTCCCCCAAGGGGCTGCGCGGCGCGCTGGCGGTGCTCGACGAACGCACCGTGGCCTACCTCGACTTCGCCGGCAGCAACGCCGAGACCATCGCCCACCTGCGGGAGAACGGCCGGGTGACGCTGATGTGGTGCGCGTTCGCCGGCCCGCCGACGATCGTGCGGGTGCACGGGCGCGGTGAGCCGGTGTTCCGCGACGACCCGCGCTGGCCCGACCTGTTGCGGCACTTCCCCGACATCGACCCGGGCCCGCACGGCCTGCGGGCGGTGATCGTGGTGCGCGCCGAGCTGATCCGCGACACATGCGGCTACGCGGTGCCGCTGATGAGTTACGACACCGACCGGGATCTGCACGGCCGCCGGTTCGCCCGGGAGGACGACGCGTCGCTGTCGGCGTACTTCGCCGGCAAGGAGCACGTGGCGACGAGCATCGACGGGCTGCCCGGCCTGCCGTTGCCGTTGCCGCCCACCCCGGCGCGGTGA
- a CDS encoding RNA polymerase-binding protein RbpA has translation MGERMLRGSRLGAVSYESDRNTELAPRQTREYLCAKGHQFEVPFAVDAEVPTTWECKFDGSVARLVDGNEPEQKKAKPPRTHWDMLLERRSIAELEDILAERLQEVRTRRGRA, from the coding sequence ATGGGCGAGCGCATGCTGCGCGGTAGCCGGCTGGGCGCGGTCAGCTACGAATCCGACCGGAACACGGAGCTCGCGCCGCGGCAGACCCGCGAGTACCTGTGCGCCAAGGGCCACCAGTTCGAGGTGCCGTTCGCCGTCGACGCCGAGGTCCCCACGACCTGGGAGTGCAAGTTCGACGGCAGCGTCGCCCGGCTGGTCGACGGCAACGAGCCGGAGCAGAAGAAGGCCAAGCCGCCGCGCACCCACTGGGACATGCTGCTGGAGCGGCGTTCCATCGCCGAGCTGGAGGACATCCTCGCCGAGCGGCTGCAGGAGGTCCGCACCCGCCGCGGACGCGCCTGA
- a CDS encoding FxsA family protein, protein MRRGLRFIPLALLLLTLLELAVFVLVGRAVGFGAALLLVFAASLLGLVLLRREGMRAWRRFRAAAQAGQPPGPQVTDGLVGLAGALLLALPGLVSGVVGLLLMVPPVRRLTAAGVRRSTERRVSSMVAGDLFGPRRVRVYPGAAQPAPPQPTPTPEQPPAAHQPGAAIEGEIVDR, encoded by the coding sequence ATGCGCCGAGGACTACGATTCATACCACTGGCTCTGCTGCTGTTGACGCTGCTGGAGCTGGCCGTTTTCGTCCTGGTCGGCCGGGCCGTCGGGTTCGGCGCGGCGCTGCTGCTGGTGTTCGCGGCGTCGCTGCTGGGGTTGGTGTTGCTGCGCCGTGAGGGCATGCGGGCGTGGCGGCGTTTCCGGGCCGCCGCGCAGGCCGGGCAGCCGCCGGGTCCGCAGGTCACCGACGGCCTGGTGGGGTTGGCCGGTGCGTTGCTGCTGGCGTTGCCGGGGCTGGTCAGCGGGGTGGTGGGGCTGCTGCTGATGGTGCCGCCGGTGCGCCGGCTCACCGCCGCCGGGGTGCGCCGGTCCACCGAGCGGCGGGTGTCGTCGATGGTCGCCGGTGACCTGTTCGGCCCGCGTCGGGTGCGGGTCTACCCGGGCGCCGCGCAACCGGCGCCCCCGCAGCCGACGCCGACGCCTGAGCAGCCCCCGGCCGCGCATCAGCCGGGCGCGGCGATCGAGGGCGAGATCGTCGACCGCTGA
- a CDS encoding polyprenol monophosphomannose synthase, whose translation MGVAAGHPGVGRVLVVIPTYNEADNVRRIVARVRAAAPAVDVLVADDGSPDGTGGIADMLARVDPQVHVLHRRSKDGLGAAYLAGFGWARERGYDAVVEMDADGSHAPEDLPALLHAARDADVVIGSRWTPGARVLNWPWRRLLLSRVGNLYARVALGMPVSDATGGYRVYRSTALEAIDLNSVRSQGYAFQVELSRLAHRAGVRIVEVPITFAEREHGDSKMSPLIVAEALWRVTRWGVRDRRAAVRGRPRALARWP comes from the coding sequence GTGGGTGTGGCAGCCGGCCATCCCGGGGTGGGGCGGGTCCTCGTGGTCATCCCCACCTACAACGAGGCGGACAACGTACGCCGCATCGTCGCCCGGGTCCGGGCGGCGGCGCCGGCGGTGGACGTGCTCGTCGCCGACGACGGCAGCCCCGACGGCACCGGCGGTATCGCCGACATGCTCGCCCGGGTCGACCCGCAGGTGCACGTGCTGCACCGGCGGAGCAAGGACGGCCTCGGCGCGGCGTACCTGGCCGGGTTCGGGTGGGCGCGTGAGCGCGGCTACGACGCGGTGGTGGAGATGGACGCCGACGGCTCGCACGCCCCGGAGGACCTGCCGGCGCTGCTGCACGCCGCCCGCGACGCCGACGTGGTGATCGGCTCCCGGTGGACGCCCGGCGCGCGGGTGCTGAACTGGCCGTGGCGGCGGCTGCTGCTGTCGCGGGTGGGCAACCTGTACGCGCGGGTGGCGCTGGGCATGCCGGTCAGCGACGCCACCGGCGGGTACCGGGTGTACCGGTCGACGGCGTTGGAGGCCATCGACCTGAACTCGGTGCGGTCCCAGGGGTACGCGTTCCAGGTGGAGTTGTCCCGGCTGGCGCACCGTGCCGGGGTGCGCATCGTGGAGGTGCCGATCACGTTCGCCGAACGGGAACACGGCGACAGCAAGATGAGCCCGTTGATCGTGGCGGAGGCGCTGTGGCGGGTCACCCGGTGGGGGGTGCGGGACCGGCGGGCGGCGGTGCGGGGCCGCCCGCGGGCGTTGGCGCGGTGGCCGTGA
- the lnt gene encoding apolipoprotein N-acyltransferase: protein MDREQPRATGGARPGGVARRPLPLTLAAPAAVLAGLALLLAFPPYGVWPLAPVGVALLAAAAHRRRVRAGAGLGFLTGVVLFAPLLEWTNLHTGWLPWVLLSVSQACFLALLGAATAWVSPLADRRAAAWPLLTGVLWVGQEALRDRIPFGGFPWGRLAFSQDTSPLLRLAALGGAPLVTFAVALAGGILLAAGWRDWSRPAGQWRPVAALAAALVALLAAGPVVPAGVRGAGDTVTVAVVQGNVPRLGLDFNAQRQQVLNNHVDATLKLAERVGRGEQARPDVVVWPENSSDIDPLRNPAAGYRISQAADAIGAPILVGAVLLGPGEGEVRNAGLLWRPGSGADLTQLYTKRHPVPFAEYVPLRSIARKVSAEVDRVRSDFVPGDRPGVLDAGPAVLGDVICFEVAYDGIVRDTVTGGAQLLVVQTNNATFDVAEARQQLAMVRLRAVEHGRAALMSSTVGVSGFVSPDGRVDGATGFNTAEVVVRQMRLGDGRTPATVAGVWPEVALAALAVAALAGAAVLRRRREPTGG, encoded by the coding sequence CTGGACCGGGAACAGCCGCGTGCCACGGGCGGGGCACGCCCGGGCGGCGTGGCGCGTCGCCCGCTGCCGCTGACGCTGGCCGCGCCGGCCGCGGTGCTGGCGGGGCTGGCGTTGCTGCTGGCGTTCCCCCCGTACGGGGTGTGGCCGCTCGCGCCGGTCGGGGTGGCGTTGCTGGCCGCCGCGGCGCACCGGCGGCGGGTGCGCGCCGGCGCCGGGTTGGGGTTCCTGACCGGGGTGGTGCTGTTCGCGCCGCTGCTGGAGTGGACCAACCTGCACACCGGTTGGCTGCCGTGGGTGCTGCTGTCGGTGTCGCAGGCATGTTTTCTGGCGCTGCTCGGCGCCGCCACCGCCTGGGTGTCGCCGCTGGCCGACCGGCGGGCGGCGGCGTGGCCGCTGCTGACCGGTGTGTTGTGGGTCGGGCAGGAGGCGCTGCGTGACCGCATCCCGTTCGGCGGGTTCCCGTGGGGTCGGTTGGCGTTCAGCCAGGACACGTCGCCGCTGCTGCGCCTGGCGGCGCTCGGCGGCGCCCCGCTCGTGACGTTCGCCGTGGCGTTGGCCGGGGGCATCCTGCTCGCCGCCGGGTGGCGGGACTGGTCCCGCCCGGCCGGGCAGTGGCGGCCGGTCGCCGCGCTGGCCGCGGCCCTGGTCGCGTTGCTCGCCGCCGGGCCGGTCGTCCCGGCGGGGGTACGCGGCGCCGGGGACACCGTCACCGTGGCCGTCGTGCAGGGCAACGTGCCCCGCCTCGGTCTGGACTTCAACGCGCAGCGGCAGCAGGTGTTGAACAACCACGTCGACGCCACCCTGAAGCTGGCCGAGCGGGTCGGTCGGGGTGAGCAGGCCCGCCCCGACGTGGTGGTGTGGCCGGAGAACTCCAGCGACATCGACCCGCTGCGCAACCCGGCCGCCGGCTACCGGATCTCCCAGGCCGCCGACGCGATCGGCGCGCCGATCCTGGTCGGCGCGGTGCTGCTCGGCCCCGGCGAGGGTGAGGTCCGCAACGCCGGCCTGCTGTGGCGGCCGGGCAGCGGCGCGGACCTGACCCAGCTGTACACCAAGCGGCATCCGGTGCCGTTCGCCGAGTACGTGCCGCTGCGGTCGATCGCCCGGAAGGTCAGCGCGGAGGTCGACCGGGTCCGCTCCGACTTCGTTCCCGGTGACCGTCCCGGGGTGCTCGACGCCGGGCCGGCCGTCCTGGGCGACGTGATCTGTTTCGAGGTGGCCTACGACGGGATCGTCCGGGACACCGTCACCGGCGGCGCGCAGCTGCTGGTGGTGCAGACCAACAACGCCACCTTCGACGTGGCCGAGGCCCGCCAGCAGTTGGCCATGGTGCGGCTGCGGGCCGTGGAGCACGGCCGTGCCGCGTTGATGTCCTCCACGGTCGGGGTGTCCGGGTTCGTTTCCCCCGACGGGCGGGTAGACGGTGCCACCGGGTTCAACACCGCCGAGGTGGTGGTGCGGCAGATGCGACTCGGGGACGGGCGTACCCCGGCCACCGTGGCGGGGGTGTGGCCGGAGGTGGCGCTCGCGGCCCTGGCGGTCGCGGCCCTGGCCGGCGCGGCGGTGCTGCGCCGCCGCCGGGAGCCCACCGGCGGTTGA
- a CDS encoding glutamate mutase L has protein sequence MSVVVCADVGSTYTKAAVVDLDGGRLVGAASAPTTVGSDVLHGLDAAVGAARAAAGVGDVPWYVCSSAGGGLRLAVVGYEPLVTAQAGRRVGLSAGANVVHVAAGRLGAAELTALRAARPDVVLLVGGTDGGDADTLTHNATRLARARWRVPVVLAGNVDARDGLYAVLAGAGVPVTAADNVLPRIGVLAPGPARAAIREVFLRHVIGGKKLSRGVRFARLVRAATPDAVLTGVEVLADTVGGDLAVVDVGGATTDVYSVLTPDERESGPGREVTGTLWRARTVEGDLGVRWSAPGVVRAAAEERLLAAGERDALAVAAAARAADPGFLPGGDAERAVDGRIAALAATVALRRHARGAATGERAGRDLREVRLLVGSGGVLRHAEPASAVGVLDAVLTDHAGGWALPRAARPVVDVDYVLAAAGLLAGEHPVAAAAVLRCHLGG, from the coding sequence GTGAGCGTCGTGGTCTGCGCCGACGTCGGGTCGACGTACACGAAGGCGGCGGTGGTCGACCTCGACGGCGGTCGGCTCGTCGGCGCGGCGTCCGCGCCGACGACCGTCGGTTCGGATGTGCTGCACGGTCTGGACGCCGCGGTCGGTGCGGCCCGCGCGGCGGCCGGGGTCGGTGACGTGCCGTGGTACGTGTGTTCGTCGGCCGGTGGTGGGTTGCGCCTGGCCGTGGTCGGTTACGAGCCTCTGGTGACGGCGCAGGCGGGCCGGCGGGTGGGCCTGTCGGCGGGGGCGAACGTGGTGCACGTGGCCGCCGGCCGGTTGGGCGCGGCGGAGTTGACGGCGTTGCGGGCGGCCCGCCCGGACGTGGTGCTGCTGGTGGGTGGCACCGACGGCGGCGACGCCGACACCCTCACCCACAACGCGACCCGGCTGGCGCGGGCCCGGTGGCGGGTGCCGGTGGTCCTCGCGGGCAACGTCGACGCCCGCGACGGGCTGTACGCGGTGTTGGCCGGCGCGGGTGTGCCGGTGACGGCGGCGGACAACGTGCTGCCCCGGATCGGGGTGTTGGCGCCGGGGCCGGCGCGGGCGGCGATCCGGGAGGTGTTCCTGCGGCACGTCATCGGCGGGAAGAAGTTGTCCCGTGGGGTCCGGTTCGCGCGGCTGGTGCGGGCGGCCACCCCGGACGCGGTGCTGACCGGCGTGGAGGTCCTCGCCGACACCGTCGGCGGTGACCTGGCCGTGGTGGACGTCGGCGGCGCCACCACCGACGTGTATTCGGTGTTGACGCCCGACGAGCGGGAGTCCGGCCCGGGTCGGGAGGTGACCGGCACGCTGTGGCGGGCCCGCACCGTCGAGGGGGACCTGGGCGTGCGGTGGTCGGCGCCGGGGGTGGTGCGGGCCGCCGCGGAGGAGCGGCTGCTCGCCGCCGGGGAGCGGGACGCTCTGGCGGTGGCGGCGGCGGCGCGGGCCGCCGACCCGGGGTTCCTGCCCGGCGGGGACGCCGAGCGGGCCGTCGACGGCCGGATCGCGGCGTTGGCGGCGACGGTGGCGTTGCGTCGGCACGCGCGCGGCGCGGCGACCGGGGAACGGGCCGGGCGGGACCTGCGGGAGGTGCGGCTGCTCGTCGGTTCCGGTGGGGTGTTGCGGCACGCCGAGCCGGCGTCGGCGGTGGGTGTGCTCGACGCGGTGCTCACCGATCATGCGGGCGGGTGGGCGTTGCCGCGGGCCGCCCGGCCGGTCGTCGACGTCGACTACGTGCTGGCGGCGGCCGGGTTGCTCGCCGGCGAGCATCCGGTCGCGGCGGCGGCGGTGCTGCGGTGCCACCTCGGCGGCTGA
- a CDS encoding hotdog domain-containing protein: MSDPRLGLTVTHRRYVPYAHAHYAGNLVDGAYALGLFGDVATEVCIRADGDEGLFASYSEVQFRAPMRAGDVLEVVATVTRVGTRSRTIDFEARVVCRGRPDRGDSAAEVLEPPIVAVTATGTVVVPPAP, from the coding sequence ATGAGTGACCCTCGGCTCGGTCTGACCGTCACCCACCGCCGGTATGTGCCGTACGCGCACGCCCACTACGCGGGGAACCTGGTCGACGGGGCGTACGCGTTGGGGTTGTTCGGGGATGTGGCGACGGAGGTGTGCATCCGCGCGGACGGCGACGAGGGTTTGTTCGCCTCGTACTCGGAGGTGCAGTTCCGCGCGCCGATGAGGGCCGGTGACGTGCTGGAGGTGGTGGCGACGGTGACGCGGGTGGGCACCCGTAGCCGCACGATCGACTTCGAGGCGCGGGTGGTGTGCCGGGGCCGCCCGGACCGGGGCGACTCGGCGGCCGAGGTGTTGGAGCCGCCGATCGTGGCGGTGACGGCGACCGGCACGGTGGTCGTGCCGCCGGCACCGTGA
- a CDS encoding OAM dimerization domain-containing protein, which translates to MTGKTIVRPYGDTTGDGMVQVSFTLPVPHDKRAEGAAVQLANKMGMDPAMLVHAKPIGDGFTFFVVYGRVNHLVDLDRVQVVERDFPLLSAKEVNAVVKRRLRRKLSVVGACIGTDAHTVGIDAILNVKGIAGEKGLEYYRELKVTNLGAQVSVPELVEAARQERADAVLVSQVVTQRDAHLHNTREMSAAFREAMPAGRRPLLIVGGPRFDETMTGELGVDRIFGRGTTPGEVASFLVHALITSRKANAA; encoded by the coding sequence ATGACGGGTAAGACGATCGTGCGGCCGTACGGGGACACCACCGGCGACGGGATGGTGCAGGTGTCGTTCACGTTGCCGGTGCCGCACGACAAGCGGGCCGAGGGCGCGGCCGTGCAGTTGGCCAACAAGATGGGCATGGATCCGGCGATGCTCGTGCACGCCAAGCCGATCGGCGACGGGTTCACGTTCTTCGTGGTGTACGGGCGGGTGAACCACCTGGTGGATCTGGACCGGGTGCAGGTGGTGGAGCGGGACTTCCCGTTGTTGTCGGCCAAGGAGGTCAACGCGGTGGTGAAGCGGAGGTTGCGCCGCAAGTTGTCGGTGGTGGGCGCGTGTATCGGCACGGACGCGCACACCGTGGGCATCGACGCGATCCTGAACGTGAAGGGCATCGCGGGGGAGAAGGGCCTGGAGTACTACCGGGAGTTGAAGGTGACCAACCTGGGTGCGCAGGTGAGTGTGCCGGAGTTGGTGGAGGCGGCCCGGCAGGAACGCGCGGACGCGGTGCTGGTGTCGCAGGTGGTGACGCAGCGCGACGCGCATCTGCACAACACGCGGGAGATGTCGGCGGCGTTCCGGGAGGCGATGCCGGCGGGCCGGCGACCGCTGCTGATCGTGGGTGGGCCGCGGTTCGACGAGACGATGACCGGCGAGTTGGGCGTGGACCGGATCTTCGGTCGGGGCACCACCCCGGGCGAGGTGGCCAGCTTCCTCGTGCACGCTCTGATCACCTCCAGGAAGGCGAACGCCGCATGA
- a CDS encoding lysine 5,6-aminomutase subunit alpha, which translates to MSKLGLDPALVARARELARRAGQPVVDLARSHTTVSVERAVLRLAGVSGADPDGIPWVNRLVDAVVADVGLGHGVALPVFDALAREGVTDVTLLAQKAAAGSVRFDRPSGKAATAARRASRRAVAAGIRQVDRRRAERDRLVKRFGDPKQRPWIYLIVATGDIYEDIPQAQAAARAGADVIAVIRSTGQSLLDYVPEGATREGFAGTYATQENFRLMRAALDESSKELGRYVRLTNYASGLCMPEMATLAGLERLDMMLNDSMYGILFRDINPIRTFVDQRFSRQVHARAGIIINTGEDNYLTTADAVDEAHTVTVSQLLNEFFAHEAGLPDRLLGLGHAFEINPDVPESFRLELAHALLARELFPDAPLKWMPPTKHMTGDVFRGNLLDGFFNLVGAMTGQGILLVGMMTEAVVTPWLSDRDVALQNVRYVLGAAGNLHEDFAPAAGGFIQQRANRVLGEAVELLERIGGQSLLTAIAEGTFGIMKRPADRGKGIDGVAKHETGYYNPATEMLEQPA; encoded by the coding sequence GTGAGCAAGCTTGGGTTGGATCCGGCGCTTGTGGCGCGGGCGCGGGAGTTGGCGCGCCGGGCGGGGCAGCCGGTGGTGGATCTGGCGCGGAGTCACACCACGGTGTCGGTGGAGCGGGCGGTGCTGCGGTTGGCGGGGGTGTCCGGCGCGGACCCGGACGGTATTCCGTGGGTGAACCGTCTCGTCGACGCGGTGGTGGCGGACGTGGGGTTGGGGCACGGGGTGGCGTTGCCGGTGTTCGACGCGCTCGCGCGGGAGGGTGTCACGGATGTGACGTTGCTGGCGCAGAAGGCGGCGGCCGGGTCGGTGCGTTTCGACCGGCCGTCGGGGAAGGCGGCGACGGCGGCGCGGCGGGCGTCACGGCGGGCGGTGGCGGCGGGGATCCGGCAGGTGGATCGGCGGCGGGCGGAGCGGGACCGCCTGGTGAAGCGGTTCGGGGATCCGAAGCAGCGGCCGTGGATCTATTTGATCGTGGCGACGGGGGACATCTACGAGGACATTCCGCAGGCGCAGGCGGCGGCGCGGGCGGGCGCGGACGTGATCGCGGTGATCCGGTCGACGGGGCAGTCGTTGTTGGACTACGTGCCGGAGGGGGCGACCCGGGAGGGGTTCGCCGGGACGTATGCGACGCAGGAGAACTTCCGGTTGATGCGGGCGGCGTTGGACGAGTCGTCGAAGGAGTTGGGCCGGTACGTGCGGTTGACGAACTACGCGTCGGGGTTGTGCATGCCGGAGATGGCGACGCTGGCCGGCCTGGAGCGGCTGGACATGATGCTCAACGATTCGATGTACGGGATCCTGTTCCGGGACATCAACCCGATCCGGACGTTCGTGGACCAGCGGTTCTCCCGGCAGGTGCACGCGCGGGCGGGGATCATCATCAACACCGGTGAGGACAACTATCTGACCACCGCGGACGCGGTGGACGAGGCGCACACGGTGACGGTGTCGCAGTTGTTGAACGAGTTCTTCGCGCACGAGGCGGGGTTGCCGGACCGGTTGTTGGGGTTGGGGCACGCGTTCGAGATCAACCCGGATGTGCCGGAGTCGTTCCGGTTGGAGTTGGCGCACGCGTTGTTGGCGCGGGAGTTGTTCCCGGACGCGCCGTTGAAGTGGATGCCGCCGACGAAGCACATGACCGGTGACGTGTTCCGGGGGAATCTGCTCGACGGGTTCTTCAACCTGGTGGGCGCCATGACGGGGCAGGGGATCCTGCTGGTGGGGATGATGACGGAGGCGGTGGTGACGCCGTGGTTGTCGGACCGGGACGTCGCGTTGCAGAACGTGCGGTACGTGTTGGGCGCGGCGGGCAATCTGCACGAGGATTTCGCGCCGGCGGCGGGTGGGTTCATCCAGCAGCGGGCGAACCGGGTGCTGGGTGAGGCGGTGGAGTTGTTGGAGCGTATCGGTGGGCAGTCGTTGTTGACGGCGATCGCCGAGGGCACGTTCGGGATCATGAAGCGGCCCGCGGACCGGGGCAAGGGCATCGACGGTGTCGCGAAGCACGAGACCGGCTACTACAACCCGGCCACAGAGATGCTGGAGCAGCCGGCATGA